In Centroberyx gerrardi isolate f3 chromosome 20, fCenGer3.hap1.cur.20231027, whole genome shotgun sequence, a genomic segment contains:
- the foxj1b gene encoding forkhead box protein J1-B, which translates to MPVLMSPDIANKFKEKWLAVHPEDPAAGPDSVHLDDSLTSLHWLQNFSILSADPERPGCPSSQQHLLYLKRLGFPRGGTDSPSSPPAGDTAATGMPLYLGSPVTSGSDSTTDPRLANYAQIGHGYPHIPVQASPPAEIDYKTNPKVKPPYSYASLICMAMQASKQPKVTLSTIYNWITENFCYYKHAEPSWQNSIRHNLSLNKCFMKVPRQKDEPGKGGFWQIDPQYADMFVNGIFKRRRMSANHYSSSGGGGGGTHRQSKLLQGHETGYHGAQNGCPYQGGSGKRKHLSSKNSSSNKALRTTKSPLLATEAHGADVLRGDFDLASVFDDVLSGNCSNFEDLDINTALSSLGCEMEVSLQGRQHSAGLGRWCGAGGGAELLSQSQPPNHHQSYGYMELNAASMECLVNVGELHVPPQQQHQQQQLDQDQLLQPHHPLQQFEEPHTLFPDQEEVVLQPWEEIKEEAQVIPLTLDQGFGLCEGFFTEMQPWERVEAYL; encoded by the exons ATGCCAGTTCTGATGAGCCCCGACATCGCCAACAAGTTTAAGGAGAAATGGCTGGCGGTTCACCCGGAGGACCCGGCCGCCGGGCCCGACTCTGTCCACCTGGACGACAGCCTCACCAGCCTCCACTGGCTCCAGAATTTCTCCATCCTCAGCGCGGACCCGGAGCGCCCCGGCTGCCCGTcctcccagcagcacctgctctATCTCAAGCGGCTCGGCTTCCCCAGAGGAGGCACCGACTCCCCGTCCAGCCCTCCCGCCGGGGACACCGCCGCCACCGGGATGCCTCTGTACCTCGGGAGCCCCGTTACCTCCGGCAGCGACTCCACCACGGACCCGCGGCTCGCCAATTACGCACAAATCGGGCACGGCTACCCCCACATCCCCGTCCAGGCCAGTCCGCCGGCGGAGATCGACTACAAAACCAACCCAAAAGTCAAACCGCCCTATTCCTACGCCTCGCTCATCTGCATGGCCATGCAGGCCAGCAAGCAGCCCAAAGTGACTCTGTCCACCATCTATAACTGGATCACGGAGAATTTCTGCTACTACAAACACGCAGAGCCCAGCTGGCAG AACTCGATTCGCCACAACCTGTCCCTCAACAAGTGTTTCATGAAGGTCCCCAGGCAGAAAGACGAGCCGGGGAAAGGAGGCTTCTGGCAGATTGACCCCCAGTACGCCGACATGTTCGTCAACGGCATCTTCAAGCGCAGGAGGATGTCGGCGAACCACtacagcagcagcggcggcggcggcggcggcaccCACAGACAGAGCAAACTGCTGCAAGGCCACGAAACCGGCTACCACGGCGCCCAAAATGGCTGCCCTTACCAAGGCGGGAGCGGCAAACGAAAGCACCTGTCCtccaaaaacagcagcagcaacaaggCCCTGCGGACGACCAAGTCTCCTCTGCTGGCGACGGAAGCCCACGGCGCCGACGTCCTGAGGGGCGACTTCGACCTGGCGTCCGTGTTCGACGACGTCCTGAGCGGGAACTGCAGCAACTTCGAGGACTTGGACATCAACACGGCGCTGAGCTCCCTGGGCTGCGAGATGGAGGTTTCCCTGCAGGGGAGGCAGCACTCGGCGGGGCTGGGGAGGTGGTGCGGCgcaggaggaggggcggagctCCTGAGTCAGAGCCAGCCGCCGAACCACCACCAGTCCTACGGCTACATGGAGCTGAACGCCGCTTCCATGGAGTGTCTGGTCAACGTGGGGGAGCTGCACGtcccgccgcagcagcagcatcaacaacaacagctggACCAGGATCAGCTGCTCCAGCCCCATCACCCCCTGCAGCAGTTTGAGGAGCCCCACACGCTGTTCCCAGACCAGGAGGAGGTGGTGCTGCAGCCGTGGGAGGAGATCAAAGAGGAGGCGCAGGTGATTCCTCTGACTCTGGATCAGGGCTTTGGCCTGTGCGAGGGCTTCTTCACAGAGATGCAGCCATGGGAAAGAGTGGAGGCCTATCTGTGA